Proteins encoded together in one Cydia pomonella isolate Wapato2018A chromosome 10, ilCydPomo1, whole genome shotgun sequence window:
- the LOC133521849 gene encoding integrin beta-PS-like, translating to MLKLSFAYSRAEDSSSGVVTENSNNVVNLMLEQHNKINSAVEITDTSSDAIQIVYYSSCLNKTNVIQTNKCNGLREGDIVEFTAEITLKECPKDPSKWKQTFVIYPGVTSEALTVELKMQCDCPCEHRGHHAYDDSPDVCSGQGISACGVCNCHPGSFGKYCECSEQGGDSADQDRGCQPTNASSGAECSGRGSCICGVCECNKMYNPTEVISGAYCECDNFSCERNKGLPCSGPEHGECVCGKCQCKPGYTGPACDCLLDNKSCIPPGGGEICSGNGQCVCGQCVCNANGAQYYSGRYCDRVRGSPVSAA from the exons ATGCTGAAATTATCCTTCGCCTACTCGCGTGCCGAAGACTCCAGCAGCGGCGTGGTCACCGAGAACTCCAACAACGTCGTTAACTTGATGCTCGAGCAGCACAAC AAAATCAATTCAGCGGTCGAAATTACAGACACATCGAGTGACGCCATCCAAATCGTGTATTATTCATCCTGTCTTAACAAAACCAACGTGATTCAGACCAATAAGTGTAACGGATTAAGG GAGGGCGATATCGTGGAGTTCACTGCTGAGATTACTCTGAAGGAGTGTCCGAAAGACCCGAGCAAGTGGAAGCAGACGTTCGTCATCTACCCTGGAGTCACCTCCGAGGCTCTCACTGTGGAGCTGAAAATGCAATGCGACTGCCCGTGTGAACATCGTGGACATCAC GCGTACGACGACAGCCCCGACGTGTGCAGTGGACAAGGCATCTCCGCATGTGGCGTGTGCAACTGCCACCCCGGCAGCTTCGGCAAGTACTGCGAGTGCTCCGAGCAGGGCGGCGACTCCGCCGACCAGGACCGCGGCTGCCAGCCCACCAACGCCAGCTCCGGCGCCGAATGCTCCGGCCGCGGCAGCTGCATCTGCGGCGTGTGTGAGTGCAACAAGATGTATAACCCCACCGAG GTGATATCCGGGGCGTATTGCGAGTGCGACAACTTCTCCTGCGAGCGTAACAAGGGTCTTCCCTGCTCGGGTCCGGAGCACGGAGAGTGCGTGTGCGGCAAGTGCCAGTGCAAGCCCGGGTACACCGGCCCCGCCTGCGACTGCCTGCTCGACAACAAGTCATGTATCCCTCCAG GTGGTGGTGAGATCTGCAGCGGCAATGGGCAGTGTGTCTGCGGTCAGTGCGTGTGCAACGCCAACGGCGCACAGTATTACTCGGGTAGATACTGCGATCGAGTGAGGGGGTCGCCTGTCTCTGCGGCGTGA